In Saprospiraceae bacterium, the sequence ACTATATACAAATTGTGATGAAATAAATTCTATTTTATTAAGCCAGTTTCCTGTTGGAAGAATCACGAAATACAGGTATGGGTTCGAGTTTGATATTTCGCACTTCCAGAATATGCGGGCTTTTAATGTTTTTGATATGTTCCAGAATTAGATTACAGACTTCTTTGCCCATGTTGACTGTTTGCTGATCGATTGATGATAGGCTTGGGGTGATGTGCTCACCAAATAACTCATTCGCAAAGCCCATGACACCAAATTCTGTTGGGATAATGACACCTTGATGCTTCAACTCTTTGATAGCCCCTAAAGCGGTAAAATCTTCAACTGCGAATACTGCATCTGGCTTTTGAGCCCCTTTGAGCAACTGTTTTATCCCGTTACGACCAGCCTCTATACTCACGTTACCATCGACGATCCAATCATATATAATGGGTCGGTGATGATCTTTGAGTGCCTGCATATAACCCATTTTTCGATCATGAAAAATTTGTACGTGATCCGGCCCGGCGACATGGGCTACATGCCTATATCCCTGATCGATCAAATGGGAAGTGGCTAAATAAGCTCCTTTGAAATCATCTACTACGACAGAAGGAATCCCCAGCTGATCATTGTGTCTATCAAAAAATGCAATTGGAATGCCTTTGCTTTTTACTTCCAAAAAATGAGTAAAGTCTTCGGTTTGTTTAGAAATCGAAACGACAATTCCATCTACCCTAGCCGATAAAAAAGTTGCTATGCCCTGGATCTCATGGTCTTTCATTTCATTGGTTTGATAGATCAAAACATTATAACCCTCATTGTTGGCTATACTTTCTATACCGTGCACTACCGAACCAAAAAAATTTATCTCTGCACTGGGTATCATGACGCCGATTAAATGAGACTTACCTGACCTCAGCGAGGAGGCTATCTTGTTAATTTTAAAGTTTAGTTTTTCTGCACAATTCTGTACTCTGACTTTCATTTCATAGCTGATCCTCGGATGATCATTTAACGCCCTGGAGACGGTAGCAGCCGTTGTGTTTAATTCTTTAGCAATATCTAAAATGGTCACCCGACGACTCATAATTCTCAACTAACTTAAAAGGTTTAATAAAAAACAAACAATGTTATTTTGTGCAATCGTTTACGCAAATTTCAACGAATTTAAACAAAATATTGATTAATTAAAATTGAAAATGACTCAATCTTTGTCGCCTTCCGCGAGTGGAATGATAAATCCCGCCCTCCGTGGTCCGGGAAAAGGTGTATCTCCCTTAAGTCCATGCCAAAGCACCCTGCTAAACTCCAGGTCATTATTAGTATCCTCTTTGACAAAATCAAATCCTTCTGAGCGCCGTTGCCATTCATTGAGGACGACATTTTTTTCATTCAAGTCTATTTCTGGCAGAATAGCTTTAAAATTGCTCGGCTTTGGCAGGCTGTCAAAACATCGCCAAAACGGCAGGGCTGCAGCATCGTATTGAGTCATTGGCTCCATACCGAGGATCAGTTCCATCGTGCGCAGTACGGAGGCGGTAGAGTAAGGCGTATGATCGATATATCCTCTTTTGACAAAACCGCCCGCGATATAGACTGGACTGCGGTGCGCATCGACATGATCTGCACCATTTTGAGCGTCGTCTTCCAGAATAAAGACGACAGATTCATTCCATATAGGACTATTGGCGAGGGCTTCCACAAATAATCCTACAGCCAGGTCATTATCTGCTACGTGAGCATACGGCGTTGGCTTTCCTTTTCTCAGGCCTTCTGTGTGATCGTTGCCAAACCGTAAAGTATTAAACTGAGGCACCTGATGTTTTTCTACCAATGAATCAAACTCTTTTTTCCAAACCCTAAACCTGGTCGTGTCTTTGATGCTGAGGTTGTATCCCGGATATTCGGTACAAAAATGATTTTCCAGAATAGGGATGTTAGCCTTTTTACTATCTGCAAACTCTCCATACGTTCGATAGGTCACCCCATAGCGATGACAATTGTTCCATATGAAACCATTTTTATTGTTTGCGATTTCTCTTTCACCTTCACCCCCGTAAGTTCCTCCTCTGCTGCCATAGCTAGAAGGCCAGGTCTTTTCAAGGTAATCATTGGCATAGGCCCCCATACTCCAGTTGTGCCCGTCAGCACTCACCTCAGCATTGACATAAAAATTGTCACACAAGACAAATTGGGAGACCAGGGCATGTTGATTTGGCGTGATATTTTTACCAAATAATAATAAGGTGGTATCCCCGTTGCCACCGGGAGCATCTGCCAGGACCTGATCATAGGTTCGATTTTCTTTGATGATGTAAAACACATATTTTATAGGAGATGTCTGCCCTTTGTGCATAGGGATCGGATATCCCGGGGCTTGCCGATCAGCACTGGTTAATTTGTCAAGGGTATACGGAGTATTTCTATAAACAGCCTGGGTGTACTTTGCCAACTGATCGGCACCGGGCACAGATATTATACTCATAGTCCCTTGAAACAAGCCACCGATATACTCTACATCACTACCTGCTTTCATGATGCCTCCATGATGGATGACCTCTTCACTGGGTCGTAAAGGAGATGGTCCGAAAGGGTTGGCTTTGGAGGTAAATCCTTTGCCATTGGATACCCATATATTCTGACCCACTGTTTTGACATTAGTGGGATACCAGCCTACAGGAATAAAACCTTTTGCTTTACTATTTCCTTTTTTGGACACATCAAATAGGGCGAGGCAATTATTGTCAGCATTGGCGATACAGAGGGTTTTATTTTTTTGATCCAATGACAACCCATTGGGCGTCGTTCCGCTGGGAGAATTTGGAAATAGGGCGGCGTCCATTGTTTCTATCACTCGTTTCGTCTGAAGATCTATCACCGAGACACTATTGTCATTTGCATTACATATATATAATACATTTTGCTTCGGATTGATCAGCATCTCATTAGGATTGTCTCCGACCGGTATAGGCGTTTTCCAACTATTCGTTTTCAGATCAAACAACAATACCTGATCACACCCCCAGCAAGATATATACAGCTCGTTTCCATCAGGGCTTAGTATGCAGGTATAACCTTCACCTTCAAGCCCATAGGCACCCAGGGTCTTATGTGTCTTAAGATCAATCAGGTAAAGCTGCTTGTCTTCACGAGTGACTACGTACATTCGATTGCGGGATTCATCAATGGCCAGGCCTGCAGGACCTATCCTGTTAGGCCAGGGTCGGCCCAGAATAAAACTATCTGCTAATGAAAGATGGGTATCATCGATACTATAATATAAAATCTTGTTGTCATGACCACCCGACGCGTAAAGTCCTCGG encodes:
- a CDS encoding LacI family DNA-binding transcriptional regulator, whose product is MSRRVTILDIAKELNTTAATVSRALNDHPRISYEMKVRVQNCAEKLNFKINKIASSLRSGKSHLIGVMIPSAEINFFGSVVHGIESIANNEGYNVLIYQTNEMKDHEIQGIATFLSARVDGIVVSISKQTEDFTHFLEVKSKGIPIAFFDRHNDQLGIPSVVVDDFKGAYLATSHLIDQGYRHVAHVAGPDHVQIFHDRKMGYMQALKDHHRPIIYDWIVDGNVSIEAGRNGIKQLLKGAQKPDAVFAVEDFTALGAIKELKHQGVIIPTEFGVMGFANELFGEHITPSLSSIDQQTVNMGKEVCNLILEHIKNIKSPHILEVRNIKLEPIPVFRDSSNRKLA
- a CDS encoding bifunctional YncE family protein/alkaline phosphatase family protein; protein product: MFRLTFLVLTICALLHPGFAQVLPSPITLPNGWSLSPAGRSFPLGDLPLNMAISQSKKYLAVTNNGQSTQSIQLIDIKKEKVIDSVQIAKSWYGLQFSKDGRGLYASGGHDNKILYYSIDDTHLSLADSFILGRPWPNRIGPAGLAIDESRNRMYVVTREDKQLYLIDLKTHKTLGAYGLEGEGYTCILSPDGNELYISCWGCDQVLLFDLKTNSWKTPIPVGDNPNEMLINPKQNVLYICNANDNSVSVIDLQTKRVIETMDAALFPNSPSGTTPNGLSLDQKNKTLCIANADNNCLALFDVSKKGNSKAKGFIPVGWYPTNVKTVGQNIWVSNGKGFTSKANPFGPSPLRPSEEVIHHGGIMKAGSDVEYIGGLFQGTMSIISVPGADQLAKYTQAVYRNTPYTLDKLTSADRQAPGYPIPMHKGQTSPIKYVFYIIKENRTYDQVLADAPGGNGDTTLLLFGKNITPNQHALVSQFVLCDNFYVNAEVSADGHNWSMGAYANDYLEKTWPSSYGSRGGTYGGEGEREIANNKNGFIWNNCHRYGVTYRTYGEFADSKKANIPILENHFCTEYPGYNLSIKDTTRFRVWKKEFDSLVEKHQVPQFNTLRFGNDHTEGLRKGKPTPYAHVADNDLAVGLFVEALANSPIWNESVVFILEDDAQNGADHVDAHRSPVYIAGGFVKRGYIDHTPYSTASVLRTMELILGMEPMTQYDAAALPFWRCFDSLPKPSNFKAILPEIDLNEKNVVLNEWQRRSEGFDFVKEDTNNDLEFSRVLWHGLKGDTPFPGPRRAGFIIPLAEGDKD